In Desulfuromonas sp. KJ2020, a single window of DNA contains:
- a CDS encoding cytochrome C, whose product MPSSFPHRGFFWVLAFLVLGMEAFGPVCVAGNTDVPTLNSEHCQLCHKTAPLDIAEAGGAHKTQITCLDCHQGHPPLQMEIIPACQLCHTGKPHYALEQCLSCHTNPHRPLETTFPEKITAPCLTCHETESIALQTYPSGHSQLSCTGCHLVHGPPPACTECHRPHDEEMKSSSCTGCHEAHSPTRLEYRQAVSASECSSCHGDIRVRLAESASRHTRLDCLTCHLSRHGSILDCTGCHGTPHSKTIHDQFDRCQECHNEAHNLSI is encoded by the coding sequence TTGCCGTCATCTTTCCCTCATCGCGGCTTTTTCTGGGTGCTGGCCTTTTTGGTTCTCGGCATGGAAGCTTTTGGGCCTGTCTGCGTAGCCGGAAACACCGACGTACCGACCTTAAACTCGGAGCATTGTCAGCTTTGCCACAAAACAGCTCCTCTGGATATTGCCGAGGCCGGTGGGGCGCACAAAACCCAGATTACCTGCCTCGACTGCCATCAGGGGCACCCTCCCCTGCAAATGGAAATCATCCCGGCCTGCCAACTCTGTCACACGGGCAAGCCTCACTACGCCCTGGAGCAGTGTCTCTCCTGTCACACCAATCCCCATCGTCCCCTTGAGACGACCTTCCCCGAAAAAATAACCGCGCCCTGTCTGACCTGCCATGAAACTGAGTCAATCGCCTTGCAGACTTATCCATCAGGTCATAGCCAACTCAGCTGCACCGGCTGTCACCTGGTGCACGGCCCCCCACCGGCCTGCACCGAGTGCCATCGCCCTCATGATGAGGAGATGAAGTCATCGTCCTGCACGGGGTGTCATGAGGCCCACAGTCCGACAAGACTGGAATACAGGCAAGCCGTATCCGCTTCGGAATGCAGCTCCTGCCACGGCGATATTAGGGTTCGTCTGGCCGAAAGCGCCAGTCGCCACACCAGACTGGATTGCCTGACCTGCCACCTTTCCAGGCACGGCAGCATTCTGGATTGCACCGGGTGCCACGGCACGCCCCACTCCAAGACGATTCACGATCAATTTGACCGCTGTCAGGAATGCCACAATGAGGCTCATAACCTGAGCATCTGA
- a CDS encoding PAS domain S-box protein: MMKNSADEMRAPGKTAYLHNFANDPGLDYAHRIMEENQERLEKIFSSVPVGILVIEAESHRIIDANPKALEMIGSHREKILGHICHNFICPAKEGECPITDKDHALDGSERSLLTIKGENIPILKTVSTIGIGGKKHLIESFLDISDLKATKLKLEESEKRYRDLFENVSDMVQMISPDGRILYSNPAWESHLGYDNREIASLHITDIIEQACREKFMATVARLSARQKPGLVETVFTAKDGRKIPVEGNISFQKEDDKLTGIHLIWRDITVRKAEEAQIVDLNRQLESMVSEKDRQLQDAQIKLIRAEKMATITGMAHGTAHELNNPVSGILCAVQVLRESKQLLLNDRETIQAAQWLEAIEKAATRCVKIVDDLNVFCDQEKTVFLKTDIGHILNRALHALEPEIEAKSIRITMPPPPQLPRIDADPWQLERLLTNVLRNAILAVDKSTGEIRIASSVIKDIGSDDPMVRLSIGDNGCGIPTENLCRIFDPFFTSWSSGKRTGLGLTVCYGIARRHHGDIDVYSSEKGTEVVVTLPISHPGRETSV, from the coding sequence ATGATGAAAAACTCAGCCGATGAGATGAGAGCACCGGGAAAAACCGCCTATCTCCACAACTTCGCCAATGACCCCGGACTGGACTACGCCCACCGGATTATGGAAGAGAACCAGGAGCGCCTGGAAAAGATTTTTTCCAGCGTCCCGGTGGGTATCCTGGTCATTGAGGCCGAAAGCCACCGCATCATCGATGCCAACCCGAAGGCGCTCGAAATGATCGGGAGCCATCGTGAAAAAATCCTGGGGCACATCTGCCACAATTTCATCTGTCCCGCCAAAGAGGGAGAATGCCCCATCACCGACAAGGATCATGCTCTGGACGGTTCGGAGCGCAGCCTGCTCACCATCAAAGGGGAAAATATCCCCATCCTGAAAACCGTGTCAACCATCGGCATTGGCGGAAAAAAGCATCTCATCGAGAGTTTTCTGGACATTTCCGACCTGAAGGCGACCAAACTCAAACTGGAGGAGAGCGAAAAGCGTTACCGGGATCTTTTTGAAAACGTCAGCGACATGGTGCAGATGATATCACCGGACGGCCGCATTCTCTACAGCAACCCGGCCTGGGAAAGTCATCTGGGCTACGACAACCGGGAAATCGCCAGCCTGCACATAACCGATATTATCGAACAGGCCTGCCGTGAAAAATTCATGGCTACGGTTGCCCGCCTGTCCGCCAGGCAAAAACCGGGTTTGGTGGAGACCGTATTCACAGCCAAGGACGGGCGAAAAATTCCGGTGGAGGGGAACATCAGCTTTCAGAAGGAAGACGATAAACTGACTGGCATTCATCTGATCTGGCGGGACATCACGGTGCGCAAGGCCGAAGAGGCGCAGATCGTCGATCTGAACAGGCAGCTTGAGTCCATGGTCTCGGAAAAGGATCGGCAACTGCAGGACGCCCAGATTAAGTTGATACGAGCCGAAAAAATGGCGACGATTACGGGCATGGCCCATGGCACAGCCCATGAATTGAACAATCCTGTCAGTGGTATTCTCTGTGCCGTTCAGGTTCTCAGGGAGAGCAAGCAGCTCCTCCTTAACGATCGGGAAACCATCCAGGCCGCCCAGTGGCTGGAGGCCATTGAAAAAGCAGCTACCCGATGCGTCAAGATCGTCGATGACCTGAATGTCTTCTGCGACCAGGAAAAGACGGTTTTTCTCAAAACGGACATCGGCCACATTCTGAACCGCGCCCTTCATGCCCTGGAGCCGGAAATTGAAGCCAAGAGCATCCGGATTACGATGCCTCCCCCCCCCCAGTTGCCCCGCATCGACGCCGACCCCTGGCAGCTTGAGCGCCTACTGACCAACGTGTTGCGAAATGCCATCCTGGCCGTCGACAAAAGCACCGGCGAAATTCGAATAGCAAGCAGTGTGATCAAAGATATTGGCAGTGATGACCCGATGGTTCGCCTTTCCATCGGCGACAACGGCTGCGGCATCCCGACGGAAAACCTGTGCCGCATTTTCGACCCTTTCTTCACCTCCTGGTCTTCGGGCAAAAGAACTGGCCTAGGGTTGACGGTCTGCTACGGCATTGCCCGTCGACATCATGGCGACATCGATGTCTACAGCAGCGAAAAGGGGACCGAGGTGGTTGTCACCTTGCCGATCAGCCATCCCGGCCGAGAAACCTCCGTCTGA
- a CDS encoding solute carrier family 23 protein, with the protein MKFKRGLDERLPAGELVLYGLQWLAISLPGVVIVGGIVGQLQFPEQTGQIIYLQKLFFITAVTLIIQLLFGHRLPLVLGPAAVLLIGVVASQGHDLPTIYTSVMIGGTVLALLSFFGLFPVLQRLFTPRVVALVLLLIAFTLAAPIMNLLIGSQSGGSPLSRLVFAMALLLGMFLLHRWLRGPKKAVLIVVAMVVGSLAFYALFPDLSPEAQVTLPWIGHFGVNITSSLRLDPGVLVSFLCCYLALAINDLGSIQSIGDVVRAQGMEGRVRRGITVTGVANLLSGWLGVIGPVNFSLSPGVVMATGCASRYALLPTGLVLLTLAFSPAALVWLAAIPAVVMGSVLLYILCAQVAAGMLLAFEAPGGFLFEDGLILGLPLLLGTIVAFLPEAALLSMHSVLRPILGNGFVVGVAAVMLLEHVILPETARR; encoded by the coding sequence GTGAAGTTTAAACGAGGTCTTGATGAGAGGTTGCCCGCTGGCGAGCTTGTTCTGTATGGGCTGCAGTGGCTGGCAATTTCGTTGCCGGGGGTGGTTATCGTGGGCGGAATCGTCGGGCAACTGCAGTTTCCGGAGCAGACCGGTCAGATCATTTATCTGCAGAAGCTGTTCTTTATCACGGCTGTCACGCTTATCATCCAGCTCCTGTTCGGCCACCGGCTTCCGCTGGTCCTTGGCCCGGCAGCGGTGCTCCTTATCGGGGTGGTCGCCAGCCAGGGACATGACCTGCCGACAATCTACACTTCGGTCATGATTGGCGGCACGGTGCTGGCCCTGCTCAGTTTTTTTGGCCTCTTTCCCGTGCTGCAGCGGCTCTTCACGCCGCGGGTGGTGGCTCTTGTTCTGCTGCTCATCGCCTTTACCCTAGCCGCGCCTATCATGAACCTGCTTATCGGCAGCCAGTCGGGTGGCTCTCCCCTGTCCCGTCTTGTTTTCGCCATGGCCTTGCTTCTGGGCATGTTTCTTTTGCACCGCTGGCTGCGCGGTCCGAAAAAAGCCGTGCTGATCGTGGTGGCCATGGTGGTTGGGAGCCTGGCTTTTTACGCTCTTTTCCCCGACCTTTCCCCAGAGGCACAGGTCACCTTGCCCTGGATTGGGCATTTTGGCGTGAATATCACCTCGTCTTTGCGTCTGGATCCGGGGGTGCTGGTCTCTTTTCTCTGCTGCTATCTGGCCCTTGCCATCAATGACCTGGGATCCATCCAAAGCATCGGAGACGTGGTCAGGGCGCAAGGCATGGAGGGGAGGGTGCGCCGGGGGATTACGGTGACGGGGGTGGCCAACCTGTTGTCCGGCTGGCTCGGAGTAATCGGACCCGTGAACTTTTCTCTCAGCCCCGGGGTGGTGATGGCGACGGGCTGTGCGTCGCGATATGCCCTGCTGCCGACGGGGCTGGTGCTTTTGACGCTGGCTTTTTCGCCGGCGGCTCTGGTCTGGCTGGCGGCCATACCGGCCGTGGTGATGGGCTCTGTTTTGCTCTATATCCTGTGCGCCCAGGTGGCGGCAGGTATGCTGCTGGCTTTCGAAGCTCCCGGCGGTTTTCTTTTTGAGGATGGCCTGATCCTTGGCCTTCCCCTGCTGTTGGGAACCATCGTCGCTTTCCTACCGGAGGCGGCCCTGCTGTCCATGCATTCGGTGCTGCGGCCTATCCTTGGCAATGGCTTTGTGGTCGGGGTGGCCGCTGTCATGCTGCTCGAGCACGTCATCCTGCCGGAAACCGCCCGTCGTTAA
- the ftsE gene encoding cell division ATP-binding protein FtsE: MLQLFNISKSYQKDAAALEDVNFKVGKGEFVYITGPSGAGKSTLLKLLYGAEKPSRGQILMNGQNFTRMGAAKIPYMRRRIGIVFQDFKLLNTRTIFENVAFPLEVQGKKRFEVGKKVYQALQHVGLEHKLQRRPLELSGGEQQRVAIARALVIDPLILIADEPTGNLDAEVTRDIMTLFKGANARGSTVLIATHDREMIRQFPRRVISLDKGRVVEDRQP; encoded by the coding sequence ATGCTTCAGCTTTTTAATATCAGCAAATCCTACCAGAAAGATGCTGCTGCCCTTGAAGACGTCAACTTCAAAGTGGGCAAAGGCGAGTTTGTCTATATCACCGGGCCATCCGGGGCCGGCAAATCCACTCTGCTCAAGCTCCTCTATGGGGCGGAAAAACCGTCCCGGGGGCAGATACTGATGAACGGCCAGAACTTTACCCGCATGGGGGCGGCAAAAATCCCCTACATGCGACGGCGAATCGGCATCGTTTTTCAGGATTTCAAACTTCTCAATACCCGCACAATCTTTGAAAACGTGGCTTTCCCCTTGGAAGTTCAGGGAAAAAAACGTTTTGAAGTCGGCAAAAAAGTCTATCAGGCCCTGCAGCACGTTGGTCTTGAGCACAAACTACAGCGGCGCCCCCTCGAACTCTCCGGCGGAGAACAACAGCGGGTGGCCATTGCCCGCGCACTGGTCATCGATCCACTCATTCTCATCGCTGACGAACCCACAGGCAATCTCGATGCCGAAGTCACCCGCGATATCATGACGCTTTTCAAGGGAGCAAACGCCCGCGGCTCTACCGTTTTGATTGCCACGCACGACCGTGAGATGATCCGGCAGTTTCCCCGCCGCGTTATTTCTTTGGACAAAGGACGGGTGGTCGAGGACCGCCAGCCCTGA
- the ftsX gene encoding permease-like cell division protein FtsX, whose amino-acid sequence MFESLLYFPLRALRNMRQSPFLCTAAIATVAVSLTILAFFAIVVLNVQKLTSHWSKEVQIVAYLDQTPDQGQLKVWMTEISNLPEVAAVTYVSPAEAHNRFKTRLGQDAGLLDGLATDILPASLEITLKEDQRNRLGIGKVISHLRQDSRFSDLRYGQEWLEKFEAFVALLKMAGAFLGGFLLFAALFIVSNTIRLTLFARRDELEVMALVGGTPLFIKAPFLLEGAFQGAIGGCLALAGSYMLYLVFLKEGLSSLLLTTGVNTITFLPSHYGLAVILAGLTLGFLGSLLSLRKLVRI is encoded by the coding sequence TTGTTTGAAAGTCTTCTCTATTTTCCACTCCGGGCCCTGCGCAACATGCGCCAAAGCCCCTTTTTGTGTACCGCCGCCATTGCCACGGTCGCCGTCTCCCTGACTATTCTGGCTTTTTTTGCCATCGTCGTGCTCAATGTGCAGAAACTGACCTCCCACTGGAGTAAAGAAGTCCAGATTGTAGCCTACCTGGACCAGACTCCCGACCAAGGCCAGCTCAAGGTCTGGATGACGGAGATCAGCAATCTGCCGGAGGTCGCTGCTGTCACTTATGTTTCTCCCGCTGAAGCCCACAATCGTTTCAAGACCCGCCTGGGACAGGACGCCGGCCTGTTGGACGGACTGGCGACCGACATCCTGCCAGCCTCGCTGGAAATCACCCTGAAGGAAGATCAGCGAAATCGCCTCGGCATCGGCAAAGTCATTTCGCACCTGCGCCAGGACAGCCGCTTTTCCGACCTGCGCTATGGCCAGGAGTGGCTGGAAAAATTTGAAGCCTTCGTCGCCTTGCTCAAGATGGCCGGAGCTTTTCTCGGAGGTTTTCTCCTTTTTGCCGCCCTCTTTATCGTTTCCAACACCATACGTCTCACCCTCTTCGCCCGCCGTGACGAACTGGAGGTGATGGCCCTGGTGGGAGGCACTCCCCTCTTCATCAAAGCGCCCTTTTTGCTGGAGGGGGCCTTTCAGGGCGCCATCGGCGGCTGTCTCGCTCTGGCCGGTTCATACATGCTCTACCTTGTTTTTCTCAAAGAGGGATTATCCTCTTTGCTGCTGACCACCGGCGTCAACACCATTACCTTTCTCCCTTCCCACTACGGTCTTGCCGTGATTCTGGCCGGCCTTACCCTGGGATTTCTTGGGAGCCTGCTCTCGCTGCGAAAGCTTGTCCGGATCTGA
- a CDS encoding murein hydrolase activator EnvC, producing the protein MANVPSPRWLYLLGILGCVVSLFLATTVLASPREELEKSRQTLEAIQQRIEQTAKDLDRKKSDEASLRRDLETVEKELRKIDRRKAGLSKRLEQLKEEEAEKEEDIQQTKVSIGRLEGQVEKRLVALYKGADANFIRILFAGIPPAKIAEEYDFLGRIVEKDRQLLHDYRSNLANLEKARIQLEKLQREQKEALTALAGEETNIAQARKLKSRLLGQVRSDRDSLALELAELKEKAQRLSDLVKKLESEKPRGYSQKSGLFAARKGHLPWPAAGKISIGFGLGRHPELGTEYDSHGLEISVGVDQPVSAVAPGKVIFASWFKGYGNLLILDHGDSFYTLYAQTSRLLKKVGDAVAAGEQIALSGYEGKENLYFEVREGRTPLDPTKWLVPK; encoded by the coding sequence ATGGCTAACGTCCCTTCTCCAAGATGGCTTTACCTGCTCGGGATTCTGGGTTGTGTCGTCAGCCTGTTTCTGGCCACCACCGTTTTGGCCTCACCCCGCGAAGAGCTGGAAAAGAGTCGACAGACGCTGGAGGCCATCCAGCAGCGCATTGAGCAAACGGCCAAGGACCTGGATCGGAAAAAGTCGGACGAAGCCTCTTTACGCAGAGACCTGGAGACGGTCGAAAAAGAACTGCGTAAAATTGATCGACGCAAAGCAGGCCTGAGCAAAAGGCTGGAGCAGCTGAAAGAGGAAGAGGCCGAAAAGGAAGAAGACATCCAGCAGACGAAAGTCTCCATCGGCCGCCTTGAAGGACAGGTCGAAAAGCGCCTGGTCGCCCTTTACAAAGGCGCCGACGCCAATTTTATTCGTATCCTTTTCGCCGGCATTCCACCGGCAAAAATCGCCGAAGAGTATGATTTTCTCGGGCGCATCGTGGAAAAGGATCGGCAGCTTCTCCATGACTACCGCAGCAACCTGGCTAACCTGGAAAAGGCCCGAATCCAACTGGAAAAACTGCAGAGAGAACAAAAAGAAGCGTTGACCGCCCTGGCCGGCGAAGAAACCAACATCGCCCAGGCTCGTAAGCTCAAAAGCCGGCTGCTGGGGCAGGTACGCAGTGATCGCGACTCCCTCGCTCTGGAACTGGCTGAATTAAAAGAAAAAGCTCAGCGTCTGAGCGATCTTGTCAAAAAACTTGAATCGGAAAAGCCGCGCGGGTATAGTCAGAAATCAGGCCTTTTCGCCGCCCGGAAGGGGCACTTGCCCTGGCCTGCCGCCGGGAAAATCAGCATCGGCTTCGGCTTGGGCCGCCATCCTGAGCTCGGCACCGAGTACGACAGTCATGGCCTGGAAATCAGCGTGGGGGTCGATCAGCCGGTTTCAGCCGTCGCTCCCGGAAAAGTCATCTTCGCCAGCTGGTTCAAGGGGTATGGCAATCTTCTCATTCTGGACCACGGCGACAGCTTCTATACCCTTTACGCCCAAACCTCGAGGCTTTTGAAAAAGGTGGGAGACGCCGTCGCGGCAGGGGAACAGATCGCTCTCTCGGGCTATGAGGGGAAAGAGAATCTCTATTTCGAAGTCCGTGAAGGACGAACCCCCCTCGACCCGACAAAGTGGCTCGTTCCAAAGTAG
- a CDS encoding S41 family peptidase: protein MHKARRSTILILVMALVLLGWISTGASTPTSPSEVRAQYENMELFTDVLSIIRKNYVEEPDTKELIYGAINGMLNSLDPHSAFMPPDMYKEMKIDTRGEFGGLGIEIAIRDSVLTIVAPIEDTPAYRAGLMAGDQIIKIEDRFTKDLSIMEAVKLMRGPKGSKITITIMREGFENPKAFTLEREIIKTKSVKSRTLVDGFGYVRISQFQERTDSDLTKALENLMAENGDALEGLVIDLRNNPGGLLDQAVNVSDLFLSSGLIVYTGGRENDSQMKFEAHPDNTMPYTPTVVLINNGSASASEIVAGALQDHGRAVIMGTQSFGKGSVQTIIPLSDDSGLRLTTAYYYTPSGRSIQALGITPDIVVPEMEVKEIQSSHAFSEKDLKNHFETTDSTPARKKGASAQRFPLSADDMKDYQLMRALDLLRGWQVFSTLHQPAA from the coding sequence ATGCACAAAGCCAGGCGGTCAACGATCCTCATCCTCGTCATGGCCCTTGTTCTGCTGGGATGGATTTCAACGGGGGCGTCGACCCCCACCAGCCCGTCCGAAGTTCGCGCGCAATATGAAAACATGGAACTTTTCACGGATGTGCTGTCCATCATCCGCAAAAATTACGTGGAAGAACCGGATACCAAGGAACTGATCTACGGGGCCATCAACGGCATGCTCAATTCTCTTGATCCCCATTCCGCCTTCATGCCACCGGACATGTATAAGGAAATGAAGATCGATACCCGGGGTGAATTTGGCGGTCTGGGCATTGAAATCGCCATCCGGGACAGTGTTCTGACCATCGTGGCTCCGATTGAAGACACCCCCGCCTACCGGGCCGGGTTAATGGCAGGCGACCAGATCATCAAAATCGAAGATCGCTTCACCAAGGACCTGAGTATCATGGAGGCCGTCAAGCTGATGCGGGGCCCCAAGGGGAGCAAAATAACCATTACCATTATGCGCGAAGGATTTGAAAATCCGAAAGCGTTCACGCTGGAGCGAGAAATCATCAAGACCAAAAGCGTGAAGTCGCGAACTCTGGTCGACGGCTTTGGCTATGTGCGTATTTCCCAGTTCCAGGAACGTACGGATTCAGACCTGACCAAAGCCCTTGAGAATCTTATGGCGGAAAACGGCGATGCTCTTGAAGGGCTGGTGATCGACCTCCGCAACAATCCGGGAGGGCTGCTCGACCAGGCGGTCAACGTCTCTGATCTCTTTTTGTCATCCGGTCTTATTGTTTACACAGGGGGGCGCGAAAACGACAGCCAGATGAAATTCGAGGCTCACCCCGACAACACCATGCCCTACACGCCTACGGTCGTGCTCATCAATAACGGCAGTGCGAGCGCCTCGGAAATCGTCGCTGGTGCTCTGCAGGACCATGGCCGCGCCGTCATCATGGGAACCCAGAGCTTCGGCAAGGGCTCCGTACAGACGATCATCCCCTTGAGCGACGATTCGGGTCTGCGACTGACCACAGCCTATTACTACACACCCAGCGGTCGATCCATTCAGGCCCTGGGCATCACCCCGGATATTGTGGTGCCTGAAATGGAGGTCAAAGAAATCCAGTCCTCTCACGCCTTCAGCGAGAAGGATCTGAAAAACCATTTTGAGACGACCGACTCCACACCCGCCAGAAAAAAGGGGGCCAGTGCCCAGAGGTTTCCATTGAGCGCCGATGACATGAAAGACTACCAGCTCATGCGGGCTTTAGACCTCCTGCGTGGCTGGCAGGTCTTCAGCACACTGCACCAACCGGCGGCCTGA
- a CDS encoding divergent polysaccharide deacetylase family protein encodes MAKQKKTPSKKTKRKKKRQQATWPWLALAAFAAVVCLLLALTLLPRMLEKKTPPPAATKDPSILTEVLVEDIRIEVESALLRAGVKLPTQALKDLAPGASLTVEGAYPETAALDTLQKRLKRLSGNIEVQNHPTQRTIVILWNGRLLFGIEYPPEPSVPPDAPPGPRVAIIIDDVGRDLATAREILDIDLPLNVAILPFSHKAFEIDELLYQQGREILIHIPMEPQGYPDKNPGPQALFVNLDRDEIRRRFEAYRQRVPHATGGNNHMGSRFTEERDGMRTVLTLMKDDGLFFVDSLTTPRSVAYAEAVKMGIPSVERDVFLDNVQVASRILAEIRKLAALAQRQGTAVGICHPHPETLEALRQSVKIFQEYGVTVVPVSQLLRS; translated from the coding sequence ATGGCCAAACAGAAAAAAACGCCTTCAAAAAAAACCAAACGCAAAAAGAAGCGCCAGCAGGCCACCTGGCCTTGGCTGGCTCTAGCGGCTTTTGCGGCCGTGGTCTGCCTGTTGTTGGCCCTCACCCTCCTGCCGCGGATGCTGGAGAAGAAAACCCCGCCACCCGCTGCGACCAAAGATCCTTCAATACTGACCGAAGTTCTGGTGGAGGACATCCGGATCGAAGTCGAGAGCGCCTTGCTTCGCGCTGGCGTCAAGCTGCCAACGCAGGCGCTGAAAGACCTGGCGCCAGGCGCCTCATTGACGGTAGAGGGAGCCTATCCCGAAACGGCGGCACTCGATACACTGCAAAAACGGCTCAAACGACTCTCCGGAAATATCGAAGTACAGAATCATCCGACCCAAAGAACGATTGTCATCCTGTGGAATGGACGGCTTCTCTTTGGCATCGAATATCCACCGGAGCCGTCAGTTCCCCCGGACGCCCCGCCGGGGCCCCGCGTCGCCATTATCATCGACGACGTCGGTCGCGACCTGGCCACGGCGCGGGAAATTCTCGACATCGATCTGCCTCTCAACGTGGCCATTCTCCCTTTCAGTCACAAAGCTTTTGAGATCGACGAGTTGCTTTATCAGCAGGGGCGGGAAATTCTTATTCACATCCCCATGGAGCCCCAGGGATATCCTGACAAAAATCCTGGCCCCCAGGCTCTTTTCGTCAACCTCGATCGGGACGAGATCAGGCGCAGGTTTGAGGCCTATCGACAACGAGTACCCCATGCCACCGGCGGCAACAACCATATGGGTTCCCGTTTTACCGAAGAGCGCGACGGGATGCGCACCGTTCTCACTCTGATGAAAGACGATGGCTTGTTTTTTGTGGACAGCCTTACCACGCCACGCTCCGTCGCCTATGCCGAAGCGGTCAAGATGGGCATACCTTCCGTTGAAAGGGATGTCTTTCTCGATAATGTGCAGGTCGCATCACGCATTCTGGCCGAAATCCGTAAGCTGGCCGCTCTGGCACAAAGACAGGGCACCGCCGTCGGTATCTGCCATCCGCACCCAGAAACACTGGAAGCTTTGCGGCAGTCGGTCAAAATTTTCCAGGAATACGGCGTCACCGTGGTGCCCGTTTCACAATTGCTCAGGTCTTAG
- a CDS encoding ParA family protein has protein sequence MTNQPYIVTVSSEKGGVGKTTLATNLAVYLKALNEDLPVTLFSFDNHFSVDQMFRIGRTHGEGEVADLFSDRPLREIVELGEYGVQFIPSSRDLSRLRNRLDRVDILGRILGRSGLQGIVIIDTRPDLDVFTQNALFASDRVIVPVKDAPSLENCRNLYAFFDRLQLSRRAIRVLPCLLDSRVHYSGTFKDSYQLLKGYAINRGYRCFEGYIAKSPKVESLNTNPEGRVYPILTHGRNTDVHLQFAHLARQVYLGAQEDDQRRLAEIMTATQAESTRNEAAYRERCSRVHPTCLVCGRPLRTDGGVSEAGYFAETSDGRVLGFMDDDCFNQLALTHFHGVAPTATAEDTLKGFFRESAAQAYFVLHRKPGTSGFFRQELSFYRFDRQGLEVSHKSIPLDSLPRSADLQQLLSNTIASADGRLGEEFLLIRKVHSDTPEEILTTGEYAALQTAAEKIRRQLP, from the coding sequence TTGACAAATCAGCCCTACATTGTAACCGTATCCAGCGAAAAGGGGGGAGTGGGCAAAACCACCCTGGCTACCAACCTGGCAGTTTATCTCAAGGCCCTCAATGAGGATCTGCCCGTCACCCTTTTCAGTTTTGACAATCATTTTTCCGTCGATCAGATGTTTCGCATCGGCCGTACCCACGGCGAGGGGGAGGTGGCCGATCTCTTTTCCGATCGCCCCCTGCGGGAAATTGTTGAACTCGGCGAGTACGGGGTCCAGTTCATCCCCTCCAGTCGCGATTTAAGCCGGTTGCGCAATCGGTTGGACCGGGTCGATATCCTAGGCCGCATTCTGGGCCGTTCCGGTCTGCAGGGGATCGTCATCATCGATACCCGACCCGATCTCGACGTGTTTACCCAAAACGCCCTGTTTGCCTCGGATCGCGTCATCGTGCCGGTAAAAGATGCGCCTTCCCTGGAGAATTGTCGCAACCTCTATGCCTTTTTCGACCGTCTGCAGTTGTCGCGGCGGGCGATTCGGGTTCTTCCCTGTCTGCTCGATTCGCGGGTTCACTACAGCGGCACCTTCAAAGATTCCTATCAACTTCTCAAGGGGTACGCCATCAATCGTGGTTACCGCTGTTTCGAAGGCTATATCGCTAAAAGTCCCAAGGTGGAATCGCTCAACACCAATCCGGAAGGTCGCGTCTATCCCATATTGACCCATGGCCGCAACACCGATGTTCACCTGCAGTTTGCCCATCTCGCCCGCCAGGTATATCTGGGGGCCCAGGAGGATGACCAACGTCGGCTGGCAGAGATCATGACGGCAACTCAGGCTGAGTCTACGCGCAACGAGGCGGCCTATCGGGAACGCTGCTCTCGAGTCCACCCGACCTGCCTTGTTTGCGGAAGACCTCTACGCACTGACGGGGGCGTGAGCGAGGCCGGCTACTTTGCCGAAACCTCCGACGGTCGGGTTCTCGGTTTCATGGATGACGACTGCTTCAACCAACTGGCGTTGACCCACTTCCATGGTGTCGCACCGACGGCGACCGCCGAAGACACCCTGAAGGGCTTTTTCCGGGAGTCGGCGGCGCAGGCCTATTTCGTTCTTCACCGCAAGCCGGGGACGAGCGGTTTCTTTCGGCAGGAACTGTCATTCTACCGCTTCGATCGGCAGGGGCTCGAAGTCTCCCACAAATCCATCCCCTTGGATTCTTTGCCAAGATCAGCCGATCTGCAGCAGCTTCTCTCTAACACGATCGCTTCGGCGGATGGACGACTCGGCGAAGAGTTTCTGCTGATCCGCAAAGTACACAGCGATACCCCGGAAGAAATCCTGACCACCGGCGAATATGCCGCTTTGCAGACCGCCGCTGAAAAGATTCGCCGTCAACTTCCCTGA